Proteins from a single region of Antechinus flavipes isolate AdamAnt ecotype Samford, QLD, Australia chromosome 2, AdamAnt_v2, whole genome shotgun sequence:
- the FAM217B gene encoding protein FAM217B isoform X4, translating into MNESCQKNSSMNVGPPPNRAKGSKKKDPLEKKPSKSQLPLIPSQLKSSIIDISQRTEDELKGGSHMEGDPKRNISASVAEATSFGSRFPEPSMGKLLLDFQSLSITEEDTDEDSASDLSDSERIPFPPSPFTPPELNLRAEEIDPVCFDPHVDQGSEQAEYYYPDFLPPPFNSWDLNNMASSTNTEYKSELLPQTIESLGKYIDRLVQLEWLQMQTVQNEKIKLVKARPQTAPGTLWSAKSPVKSRLFPNTLSSRILTHPEGFTKFSPGQAVHLRKREVHCEEAHPSYYVFQSSPKTIDAISSRSCPQKQNYEMRMKEKKKKPNEGAKQQLLELPCNDSSSKIQASGNIRIPKQPQMVLSSVEHLKPLKAPIRPNPKRNGNANNYGPANKATAGRELKTNGGKQASYVFK; encoded by the coding sequence CAGTATGAATGTTGGCCCACCTCCGAATAGAGCAAAAGGTTCAAAGAAGAAGGATCCCTTAGAAAAAAAGCCGAGTAAATCTCAATTACCTCTCATTCCTTCCCAGTTGAAAAGCAGTATTATAGATATCTCCCAAAGGACTGAGGATGAACTTAAAGGAGGTAGTCATATGGAAGGAGACCCTAAAAGGAATATTTCAGCATCTGTTGCTGAAGCTACTTCATTTGGTTCCAGATTTCCAGAGCCTTCAATGGGCAAATTACTTCTTGACTTTCAGTCATTGAGTATTACTGAAGAAGATACTGATGAGGATAGTGCAAgtgatctttctgattctgaaagAATTCCTTTTCCACCTTCTCCTTTTACACCACCAGAACTTAACCTTAGAGCTGAAGAAATTGATCCAGTTTGTTTTGATCCTCATGTTGATCAAGGCTCTGAGCAAGCTGAGTATTACTATCCTgacttccttccacccccttttAACTCCTGGGATTTAAATAATATGGCTTCATCAACAAATACAGAATACAAAAGTGAGCTCCTCCCACAGACAATAGAGTCTCTTGGGAAGTATATTGATAGACTTGTTCAACTGGAGTGGCTACAAATGCAAACcgtacaaaatgaaaaaataaagctagTCAAAGCAAGGCCTCAGACTGCTCCTGGTACCTTGTGGTCTGCAAAAAGCCCTGTGAAAAGCAGGCTGTTTCCAAATACTTTATCTAGCAGGATATTAACTCATCCTGAAGGGTTTACAAAGTTTTCCCCAGGCCAAGCAGTTCATCTTCGAAAGAGAGAAGTTCATTGTGAAGAAGCCCACCCATCATATTATGTATTCCAGAGTTCTCCCAAAACTATTGATGCAATTAGTAGCAGGTCATGTCCCCAGAAGCAAAACTATGaaatgagaatgaaggaaaagaaaaagaaaccgaATGAAGGTGCAAAGCAACAACTTCTGGAATTGCCATGCAATGACAGCAGTTCTAAGATTCAGGCTAGTGGTAACATTAGAATTCCCAAACAGCCACAGATGGTTCTTTCCTCAGTTGAGCATCTTAAGCCCCTCAAAGCACCCATACGTCCAAATcctaagagaaatggaaatgCAAATAACTATGGACCTGCCAATAAAGCCACAGCAGGGAGAGAACTCAAAACTAATGGAGGGAAGCAAGCCTCCTATGTGttcaagtaa